The genomic interval GGATCTACATATTCTGTCATTGTATGCATTAGAGAGCCGTTTCTCTCGCTATATTTCTCGGACATGGCATTGACGCTGGTCGGAAATAGAGTCCTCCGAAACCGGAGTTTACTCCGAAACTTTTTACAAGGTCTACATGGACACCAGCAGAAAACCCGGATAAATCCCTCACGGAACCTGAAAACAAAGAAGTTCAGTAAACAAAAGTAAGCCCAATTTTACCAAGCGTTCTCCTCAGCATAAATAATGGCATATTTTAGTTCTCTTTCATACAGACAAGACAGATatattttatactgaaataagctacatgtatatatattctgATATTATAACGCGAAGAATGAAAACGAAATGAATATTATGTCTCGTAATAGACATCCTGACAGGAATTACATTTAACTAATTGATAAAAGTGAGTTAACGATTGTTTGTTTCTTGACAAATAAAATGTGTGTCCGCAGAAAAAAATGACAGTAATTTTAAATAGAGTCgctaaatggaaaataaaactatataaactCGTATGCATTAGTTTTGTACGAAACTTTACTGTTCTTTTTTAATGTACATTCAGTTTACACTTGTAAAAATGATTCGATTTTCAGTGTTTTTCTTTGTAATTCGGTTGTAACAGGCTGGTtgttgttaaaacaaaatgatattttaaaataaaaaatgaatatcgtGAAGAAATCACTAACCTAGAATTCATCCAACAGTAAATGATAGGATTGTACATAGAATTACTCATTGCCATCAGATAAAACACAATGTAGATCTGTTGAATGTAATCAAATTCTGTCACATCTGGGTGATGATTTGTTAATAGGAAATATAGATGCATTGGCAACCAGCACACAGCAAATATAACGACAACCACTATCATCATTTTCACAACctgaaaaataaatacagaattaaTATCACATTAATAAACATTTGCGACCTTGTTAAAGTACGAAATAATCTGACCTATCACGAGGACATTGTGAAACACGCGTTTAGCGTAGATTTATTATatgatttaatttaaattattaaatcaaATAGTGTTGATTGACAACAGATGTACTTGCCTTGAAAACATACTAGTGTTAGGATTAATAAAAGGCTTTATTAGACCTGGCAATACGAGAAAAAATAGTCATTATAAACCTATTAAATAATGTGCATTCTTACATAATAATACACGGGTTAGGATGACCTAAATAGATCCTATTCATTGATTCTATGAAATAACGGATTCTAAtgggttttgttttatttgaaacatattaATCTACGCACTTTAGATCGGAGCGAGTTGCacatttaagtatttcaaaacttcactGATAACTTGTGAgatgttatttcattttccaaTGGCCGGACAATTTAATCAATAAATGAGAATAAGTCTAAGAAATATATTAGTTTCAAACCACATTTATATTATTATCTAAACAGGACAGTAAACGTTTTAATTTGGAAAAACTGATTTTGAAAACTTATTTAACATATATTATTTTGGCAAGTTATCTCATACTGCAACACAACATGAGAGGCAACTAAGTACCTTTCGTTTTGACTTCACTCTATCATGTTGAACTGATGTTTCCTCGCCGATTGCCTGACTGCCCCATAGTTCGACACCAACACGAGTATAGGTCACTGTCAAGGTCACCAGAGGGAAGACGTAATTCAGTATCAACAACAGATAATTATACCTAGAACAAACAAATACAAGCTGTAgtgtttcaatttttaacaatCTAAACCACATTCCATACTACTAGTATTCGTATTCCCTATTAATTAGGTAGTAATATTGATCCAATGATTAAATTTTCCCTACCTTAAAATAGATAAGTTTAGTATGTAGGAGTATAAAAGCATTATAACAATAACTTTCTTAGGGGAAAAGCAGTCGAAAAAGGTTTGATAGTATTACCACGAACATCTAAGtaattatatacatttcttaAATGCCTACACCAGATCATTTTGGTAAGACCAGCACAATGGTTATCAAACATTAGCGACGACATTGAGTGAAGttagaaacttattttttttttgtattatcaataaaatatctatGTACAATTAAACAATAGCATACATGGACAGAAAGATGTAATAACATTCAATTTCTTCAATCAAGACATACggacatttataaaaaaacgttTTCAAGAGAAATACTCTTACGCAAGATCATTCTCTAAAGACCAAGTAGACTGGCATATTGTAGTTCCCGGGTACGTTATTGTGGTGTAGTAGATTAAGTTCGGCAGCGACAGCGCAATGGAGATCAACCAGATAACAGCTATGGCAGCTATCACGTGTCGCTTCGGCATTCTCGGCCTCAGTGGATACAAGATGGCAGagtacctgaaaaaaaaatgtttgagcctgtTAGCGGAAAGTTGAATGAGAGGAAAGTGTAGCGTCCTTCGGCTTTCTTGTTTTACAGGTAATCGCATGTGTTATGCTGTAAGAGCTAAGTGAATATAGGTTATATGATCGTATTAGAATTTCAGACAGAATTTTCTCACACCTTTTTTTTGATATTTGCCATAACTCAAAAAAGTTAACGCAGCGTATCTTACTGAAATCTGGGTGTTACAACTATATTAATACATTCACATTTTGTTCTTGCTCTGCATTAAAGCTAATATTCATCAAACATCGCCCGAAAAAAATCAATGCCATTCATACACGTCTTCAGTTCATGTAATTTTCTCAAATTTCGTATTGGTTATCATACAATTTTTATAAACGGTGACATACGTAATAACTGCAGTGCAGGTGAAAATCTAAATAAGAGCGTATGTTGTGATTTGAAAAAGCCATGCGAAGCCCTTATCGATTTCTGTGTTTGAATTGATTACTGTTAAAAATATCTTCCTTAAAATCGGCATGGTATTTAGTTCTGTGTATtcgatatatatttcaacattttattttttagggttctgtcaataaaatgtaaatatcaattaAAAGCCGTTATATGATTAGTTTTTAGAAAAAGTTTACgatataaaacataaaagtgCGATTTATTTTTCTATGTTCTGTTGTCAATGTGGCGCTCATTGTGTCTGTATATTAGGCTAAAAAATCTGCTTGTGTTTTATGCTTTCAacgatattttgttctttttaaattatctaattttaaagaaaatcaacAGATCTAAGACTATATAACGTGTTGTTATGAGAAAACTCAAATGACGACCACTCGTATATTAGTTTCTCAATAATTCACTGTTCCAACATTATTGTGTTCGGCCAGATAAATCATTACATGCAAATCAGTTTTAGATAATGAGTCCATTATGTTTCTACTACCGGCTTTTTTCTTGTGGTATCTTTATTCAAACACGCATTCaacaatgttgaaataaaacatattctcCCTTGTGAGTCCTCCATGAAACACATTCCACGTGCAGCTCTGATAAAACTAATTCTTTTGTTTACTTCCATGTGTTACTTCGGAACACAATTCGTTTGATCTGGATAATTTACAGAGATATTCCTTTTTCGTATAGACTTGTATCATAATTTTCTACCGGCGATCTCGTCATTTTGTAGATAGCGTTGTTATTTAAAACCAATATCAAATCGTGATATAATTTATAGCTCAAAATAAAAGGATAAACACCCTAATGACATTTCGTGACTATTGCAATGAAAAGGAAGATTTTAATCTAAATAACTTGATTTCCTTTTAGTGCGGGCTATTTTAGGATTTATCTACCTGGAAAAAGTGCGTAGCAAGTGGCTTATACACTTTTCAAAGGTAGATAAAacctttcttattttttttttcattcagtctAACAACTTGGATGTTACATAAGAAAATGGTATCAAATCCGAATACTGTGGCAGCTGATTATATCTTAAATTGTGTACGACCTTAAATTGTTATGTGCTTAAAATGTGATCAATATGTGGTTTTGTTTGCTCCGTATATGAATCAATGCTTTTTTATCATTATCTGTTATTTATCATTACGCTTGTTACTCTGTTTAGATCGGaaagga from Mercenaria mercenaria strain notata chromosome 2, MADL_Memer_1, whole genome shotgun sequence carries:
- the LOC123563445 gene encoding tachykinin-like peptides receptor 99D, producing MADLVSTSENPYDVTTMLKYNNTTDIPFAFNVTIGNNQSNGDENQFILPWWQQTVFFLALIAILIIASGGNLIVIWIVLAHKRMRTVTNYFLVNLAIADFLISVLNMPFTFLFLIYQDWWFGTFFCKFSCFISPCTISVSVLTFMAIAIDRYSAILYPLRPRMPKRHVIAAIAVIWLISIALSLPNLIYYTTITYPGTTICQSTWSLENDLAYNYLLLILNYVFPLVTLTVTYTRVGVELWGSQAIGEETSVQHDRVKSKRKVVKMMIVVVVIFAVCWLPMHLYFLLTNHHPDVTEFDYIQQIYIVFYLMAMSNSMYNPIIYCWMNSRFREGFIRVFCWCPCRPCKKFRSKLRFRRTLFPTSVNAMSEKYSERNGSLMHTMTEYVDPDVSNPRRISNNRNIVRKPDDYL